One genomic segment of Nicotiana tabacum mitochondrion, complete genome includes these proteins:
- the orf197b gene encoding hypothetical protein (orf197b;similar to orf197a), with protein MCFNSFEQERFDAFESIVLIPLPTRGMLFMISAYDSIAMYLAIEPQSLCFYVIAVISREPMDLTLGLGNSVTPLPEPIIPDLNLPPEEPPEEPYQPLIPGGGSLSVEEQRAIDRFVRQQNRLVRCATHMLRSLDYSPQPEDVKNVVETFILEIDSFHYSEIYLALIDRDSPQFLHFLELWEEHLTVTDSLVQNIFLL; from the coding sequence ATGTGTTTCAATTCTTTCGAACAAGAGAGGTTTGATGCTTTTGAATCCATTGTATTAATTCCACTTCCTACTCGCGGTATGCTCTTTATGATCTCGGCTTATGATTCAATTGCCATGTATTTAGCTATTGAGCCTCAAAGTTTATGTTTTTATGTGATCGCAGTAATTAGTAGGGAACCCATGGATTTGACTCTGGGATTGGGGAATTCCGTGACACCCCTGCCGGAGCCCATAATTCCCGATCTGAATCTTCCCCCCGAGGAACCCCCAGAAGAACCATATCAACCATTAATTCCTGGGGGGGGAAGTCTCTCGGTGGAGGAACAAAGGGCGATAGACCGCTTTGTTCGCCAGCAAAACCGGCTGGTCCGGTGCGCGACACACATGTTGCGGTCACTGGACTACTCCCCACAACCGGAAGACGTCAAGAATGTCGTAGAGACATTCATCCTGGAGATTGACTCCTTCCACTATTCAGAAATTTATCTGGCACTAATTGATAGAGACTCCCCCCAGTTTCTACATTTTCTTGAACTCTGGGAGGAGCATCTCACAGTCACCGATTCCCTAGTGCAAAATATATTTCTGCTATAA
- the sdh3 gene encoding succinate dehydrogenase subunit 3 — protein MNILRPLSPHLPIYKPQLTSTFSISHRISGAFLATIVFFFYLLCLKIGLICFTYENFYQFFFYSSKLILISVEITALALSYHLYNGVRHLLTDFSGFFFLRIGRKRLK, from the coding sequence ATGAATATCCTTCGCCCCTTATCTCCTCATCTTCCTATTTATAAGCCACAGCTTACTTCGACGTTTTCAATTTCCCATAGAATCTCCGGAGCTTTCCTAGCCACTATAGTTTTCTTTTTTTATCTTCTTTGTCTGAAAATTGGTTTGATTTGCTTCACCTATGAGAATTTCTACCAATTCTTCTTTTATTCATCAAAGCTCATCCTAATCTCCGTCGAGATTACTGCCTTAGCCCTGTCCTATCATCTGTATAATGGAGTTCGTCATTTATTGACGGATTTTTCGGGATTTTTCTTTCTTAGAATTGGAAGAAAAAGATTGAAATGA